In one Chlamydia sp. BM-2023 genomic region, the following are encoded:
- the rlmD gene encoding 23S rRNA (uracil(1939)-C(5))-methyltransferase RlmD, which translates to MATITNCKHLGICGGCSSPQSAYADSLKVKEQLLHDLFSPIFPASDILPVIPCDPLLRGRNKMEFSFYQTYEGEKSLGFISPSKPKKGIPITECLMIHEHAMDLLTITREWWENHPELMAYYPPFNKGSLCTLTVRIGGPEHHLMVILTTSARPEYAVNKSLIEEWKQALIKSSLPIASILWEEKVSERNTPTYFRSHLLYGDPFIKQTLTLPKDGNSATFYVRPRSFFQPQSLQGAKIIEIAKEFIDPQGNETLLDLYCGAGTIGIMLSSYVKRVIGVEIVPDAIESAKENILINKKEDFIEVHLEDVKTFCKRHQDSAPPDIVIIDPPRCGIQNKVLKYLLRIAPKKIIYISCNPKVQFEECCSLISEGYRIKKVQPLDQFPHSPHLENIILLER; encoded by the coding sequence ATGGCTACAATAACAAATTGTAAACATCTAGGCATCTGCGGAGGGTGTTCCTCACCACAATCTGCTTATGCGGATTCTTTAAAAGTTAAGGAACAACTCCTTCACGATTTGTTTTCTCCTATTTTCCCTGCTTCTGACATTCTTCCTGTGATTCCCTGCGATCCTCTCTTGCGCGGAAGAAATAAAATGGAATTTTCTTTCTATCAAACATATGAAGGAGAAAAAAGCTTAGGGTTTATCTCCCCTTCAAAGCCAAAAAAAGGCATTCCCATCACAGAATGTTTAATGATTCACGAGCATGCTATGGATCTCTTAACCATTACTCGAGAGTGGTGGGAGAATCATCCTGAGCTTATGGCTTACTATCCTCCGTTTAACAAAGGTTCTCTTTGCACTCTTACAGTGCGTATTGGCGGCCCTGAGCATCACCTCATGGTCATTCTCACAACATCTGCACGACCAGAATATGCCGTAAACAAATCTCTTATTGAAGAATGGAAACAAGCGCTTATCAAGTCTTCCTTACCTATAGCTTCTATCTTATGGGAAGAAAAAGTTAGTGAGAGGAACACTCCAACATATTTTCGTTCTCACTTGCTCTATGGTGATCCATTTATTAAACAGACATTAACCCTGCCTAAAGATGGGAACTCAGCGACTTTCTACGTACGTCCTAGAAGCTTCTTTCAGCCCCAAAGCCTTCAAGGAGCAAAGATTATAGAAATTGCAAAAGAATTTATTGACCCACAGGGCAATGAAACCCTATTGGATTTATATTGTGGAGCAGGAACTATAGGAATTATGCTCTCTTCCTATGTAAAGAGAGTTATAGGCGTAGAAATTGTTCCCGACGCTATAGAGTCCGCAAAAGAAAATATCTTAATAAATAAAAAGGAAGACTTTATAGAAGTGCATTTGGAAGATGTAAAAACATTTTGTAAAAGACATCAAGACAGTGCCCCTCCGGATATTGTTATTATTGATCCCCCGCGCTGTGGAATACAGAATAAAGTTCTCAAGTACCTTTTAAGAATTGCACCAAAAAAAATTATTTATATTTCCTGTAACCCTAAAGTACAGTTTGAAGAGTGTTGTAGTTTAATTTCTGAAGGTTATCGTATCAAAAAAGTACAGCCTTTGGATCAATTCCCTCACTCTCCACATTTAGAAAATATTATTTTGTT
- the hemN gene encoding oxygen-independent coproporphyrinogen III oxidase, giving the protein MFNLNFNFLEGLHQPAPRYTSYPTALEWEESDAQPAYLAFQNLKEDDRPLSLYFHIPFCQSMCLYCGCSVVINRREDIVEKYIATLIQEMELVHSLLGGKRKASRIHFGGGTPSRLSRSLFKKLFFHIHRLFDLSEVEEIAIEFDPRSLRNDSGKAEFIQSLGFNRVSLGVQDTQAAVQEAVRRRQSYEESLHAYEKFRELGFESINIDLIYGLPKQTKVTFSQTIEDIIRMHPDRIALFSFASVPWIKPHQKAMKDSDMPSMEEKFSIYSHARHTLTKSGYQAIGLDHFSLPEDPLSIAFNNKTLIRNFQGYSLPPEEDLIGLGMTSTSFIRGIYLQNAKTLESYHEKILSGSLATIKSKILSEDDRIRKWVIHKLMCSFSISKKEFFDLYGQNFDEYFSDSQDRINGMTATGLVQNSSSFLTVTSLGELFVRVIATAFDSYFLKTVSSSPRFSRSI; this is encoded by the coding sequence ATGTTTAACTTAAACTTTAACTTCTTAGAAGGTCTTCATCAACCTGCCCCAAGATACACAAGCTATCCAACAGCTTTAGAGTGGGAGGAATCTGATGCTCAACCTGCATATTTAGCTTTTCAGAATCTGAAAGAAGACGACCGTCCTTTATCCCTGTATTTTCACATTCCGTTTTGTCAGTCTATGTGTCTATATTGTGGATGTTCCGTTGTTATCAACCGCCGCGAAGATATCGTAGAAAAATACATCGCTACTTTAATTCAAGAAATGGAACTTGTTCACTCTTTACTAGGGGGAAAAAGAAAAGCTTCTCGAATTCATTTTGGAGGAGGAACTCCTAGCCGATTATCTAGAAGCCTCTTTAAAAAACTCTTTTTTCATATACATCGTTTATTTGACCTCTCAGAAGTTGAAGAAATTGCTATTGAATTTGACCCGCGTTCTTTAAGGAACGATAGTGGAAAAGCAGAGTTTATCCAGTCATTAGGATTCAATAGGGTTAGTTTAGGAGTTCAAGATACTCAAGCAGCTGTTCAAGAAGCTGTACGACGACGCCAAAGTTATGAAGAATCTTTACATGCTTACGAAAAATTCCGAGAGTTAGGATTTGAAAGTATAAATATTGATCTGATTTATGGTCTTCCGAAACAAACTAAGGTTACATTCTCACAAACTATAGAAGATATTATACGAATGCATCCCGATCGTATTGCATTGTTTTCGTTTGCATCTGTGCCATGGATAAAGCCTCATCAAAAAGCTATGAAAGATAGCGATATGCCCTCAATGGAAGAAAAATTTTCGATATACTCGCATGCAAGGCACACATTAACAAAATCAGGATATCAAGCAATTGGATTAGATCATTTTTCCCTTCCTGAGGATCCTTTAAGCATAGCTTTTAATAATAAAACTCTGATTAGGAATTTTCAGGGATACTCGCTTCCCCCGGAAGAAGACCTCATAGGATTGGGAATGACATCAACGAGTTTTATCCGTGGCATATACTTACAAAATGCTAAAACCCTAGAATCTTACCATGAGAAGATACTCTCAGGATCATTAGCAACTATTAAAAGTAAGATTCTTTCTGAAGATGATAGAATAAGAAAATGGGTAATACATAAGTTAATGTGCTCATTCTCCATATCAAAAAAAGAATTTTTTGATCTTTATGGGCAAAATTTCGATGAGTACTTTTCCGACAGCCAAGATAGAATAAATGGCATGACAGCTACAGGACTGGTTCAAAATAGCTCGTCCTTTTTAACTGTGACATCTTTAGGAGAGCTATTTGTACGTGTTATAGCCACGGCTTTCGATAGTTATTTTCTCAAGACGGTGTCTTCAAGTCCTCGATTTTCAAGGTCAATATGA
- the hemE gene encoding uroporphyrinogen decarboxylase, which yields MSRFYDVIKPKTARAPVWFLRQVGRYMPQYRELKGSQTLKEFFHSTEAITEATLLGPSLLKVDAAILFADILSLLDGFAISYDFAPGPKISFSPQQELNFTENPRETFSYLLEAIQKLTKRLSVPLIAFAASPFTMASYLLDGGASKDFPKTMAFIYQYPEKFDVLLSKLTEGTVIYLREQIHAGAAAIQLFESSSLRLPSALFSRYVTSPNTKLIAQLKQEVSSPICLFCRCFEENFLDLYSTGADTLHPDYHVDLATLYKKISHPGSLQGNLDPALFLLPQDKFLNYLERYIAPLKEQPYYIFNSGHGILPETPLENVQAALSCLT from the coding sequence ATGTCTAGATTTTATGATGTTATCAAACCGAAAACTGCACGAGCTCCCGTATGGTTTCTCAGGCAGGTAGGCAGATACATGCCTCAGTATCGAGAGCTTAAAGGTTCTCAAACACTAAAAGAATTTTTCCATAGTACTGAGGCAATTACAGAAGCTACCCTCTTAGGCCCTAGCCTATTAAAAGTAGATGCTGCTATTCTTTTTGCGGATATTCTTTCATTATTAGATGGCTTTGCTATTTCTTATGATTTTGCTCCAGGGCCAAAAATTTCTTTTTCTCCCCAGCAAGAGTTAAATTTTACAGAAAATCCCCGAGAGACTTTTTCCTATCTTCTTGAAGCAATTCAAAAGCTTACCAAACGTTTATCCGTACCTTTAATTGCCTTTGCAGCTTCTCCTTTTACTATGGCGAGCTATCTTTTAGACGGAGGCGCCTCTAAAGACTTTCCAAAAACAATGGCCTTTATTTATCAATACCCTGAAAAATTTGATGTTCTTCTTTCAAAATTAACAGAGGGTACGGTTATTTATCTTAGGGAACAAATCCATGCGGGTGCTGCGGCTATCCAATTATTTGAATCCTCGAGTTTACGTTTACCTTCAGCTTTGTTTTCGCGTTATGTTACCTCTCCAAATACAAAGCTAATTGCGCAGCTAAAACAGGAGGTGTCTTCCCCGATTTGTCTCTTTTGTCGATGCTTTGAAGAAAATTTCTTAGATCTATATTCTACGGGTGCTGACACTCTCCATCCCGATTATCATGTCGATCTAGCTACTCTATATAAAAAAATATCCCATCCTGGTTCTTTACAAGGAAACCTTGATCCTGCACTATTTCTTCTTCCTCAAGATAAATTTCTAAACTATCTTGAAAGGTACATTGCCCCTTTAAAAGAGCAACCCTACTATATTTTCAATTCAGGACACGGCATTCTTCCTGAAACTCCTTTAGAAAACGTTCAAGCTGCTCTATCATGTTTAACTTAA
- a CDS encoding histone yields the protein MALKDTAKKMRDLLESIQHDLDKAERGNKAAAQRVRTDSIKLEKIAKLYRKESIKAEKSGLMKRKPAAKAKKAVAKKAVKATAKPKVKAKAKVKAKPKAPAKKAPAKKAPAKAKAKKSSRSRSLRK from the coding sequence ATGGCGCTAAAAGATACGGCAAAAAAAATGAGAGACCTGTTGGAAAGTATCCAACATGACTTAGACAAAGCCGAAAGAGGAAATAAAGCAGCAGCTCAGAGAGTACGTACTGACTCCATCAAATTAGAGAAAATTGCTAAGCTGTATAGAAAAGAATCAATCAAAGCTGAAAAATCAGGCTTAATGAAACGCAAGCCTGCAGCGAAAGCTAAAAAAGCTGTTGCTAAAAAGGCTGTAAAAGCTACAGCAAAGCCTAAGGTTAAAGCTAAAGCAAAAGTTAAAGCCAAACCAAAAGCTCCCGCAAAAAAAGCCCCAGCTAAAAAAGCTCCTGCTAAAGCAAAAGCTAAAAAAAGTTCTAGATCTCGCTCCCTAAGAAAATAG
- a CDS encoding DNA-binding protein, which translates to MKVYSRVLLRFFHCCLIISTGIVCLCAAPMQKISFGHYCANVHAALKSGGACDEVFSAFVDRIIEEKTGLTPRDWETVASLTRQYVQISIKQEDRSASKEILRRLLSVVAIPPQVRSELRLSWQKLNPDGVSLRDLITQFRDIGSPRETLEDNLLLKLYSMTLHSSYEDHKQEILMMKERGNYEEALELCKKLSDSIEAGTCSPHPDVIAIEKNFLKKIVLGLQIEKARENLESCESLLLPYCQAEKEYALSIENLVLRISRGEVNRAHEVDVILLAHALYKLPWDQQKGIRELEVLIDHGNYLQSTLLYYGYFSLLEIYHQNKNFPGMLQLLSAGESVFVSNHAYFPEYSFFLGCYSYEKKDYAKSQEMFLSTLDHSTRLGVTLARVYEYLGCIACIQKHYSDAEDFFLRAYKSWSREEAGLGLFLTYALQGKVTLCEEFISQSHFSFSHQKILKFIDALFVKKEHAAISNVVKVCETLHSDREVSLSDLYHYFIYDMVKRYKTHDNNPILSLIDLKIDIAEQDYLSKAKENTKNPEYHRGLDLWLTFRQGQLSKEYLPGKLSENLLMEGSVSLENIAFCCFDALYCKNSMSGDSLAKLFSQERSSLQSVIRLVWALTRSGYTTEDLKLYCNNLSLRPYGDRLYLLAYDIKEYLSGKDNALMHLSCFQELFPKSSLLSLAYYFQGLAESSMIRKISWFMKALHELSEVTMSGENAKAWTYIYYTVKLDLADAYLSFGNVSRAKEVFEEVKGDWQTPNHPQLILIEEIDARVAMEMRWVVGLAYAYEKLHEKEKLTQHLLEHIEKRLFETSSRREYFGEMLATTLSLCERFLSAEGSNSLVG; encoded by the coding sequence ATGAAAGTGTATTCCAGAGTATTACTACGGTTTTTCCATTGCTGCTTGATTATAAGCACGGGAATTGTTTGCCTTTGTGCAGCACCAATGCAGAAGATATCTTTTGGTCATTATTGCGCTAATGTACATGCAGCATTGAAATCAGGAGGGGCTTGTGACGAAGTTTTCTCGGCATTTGTGGATCGTATAATTGAAGAGAAAACAGGATTGACCCCTAGAGATTGGGAAACGGTAGCGTCTTTAACCCGTCAATACGTGCAGATCAGCATAAAACAAGAAGATAGATCAGCAAGCAAAGAGATTTTAAGAAGGTTGCTATCCGTAGTTGCTATTCCTCCTCAGGTGAGATCTGAATTGCGTCTTTCCTGGCAGAAATTGAATCCTGATGGTGTTTCTTTGAGGGATTTAATAACGCAATTTCGTGATATTGGAAGCCCCAGGGAGACTTTAGAAGATAATTTACTTCTTAAGCTCTATAGCATGACCTTACACAGTAGTTATGAGGATCATAAACAAGAGATTCTTATGATGAAAGAGCGAGGGAATTATGAAGAAGCTTTAGAGTTATGTAAAAAACTTTCCGATAGCATAGAGGCAGGAACATGTAGCCCACATCCTGATGTTATCGCAATAGAAAAGAATTTTTTAAAAAAGATAGTCCTAGGTTTGCAAATTGAAAAGGCTCGGGAAAATTTAGAATCTTGTGAGTCTTTATTACTACCCTATTGTCAGGCTGAAAAAGAGTACGCTCTATCTATTGAAAATTTAGTATTGAGAATATCGCGTGGTGAGGTGAATCGTGCTCATGAAGTTGATGTTATTCTCCTTGCTCATGCTTTGTACAAGCTTCCTTGGGATCAACAAAAAGGAATTCGTGAATTAGAAGTTCTTATAGATCATGGGAACTACTTGCAGTCTACATTATTGTATTATGGTTACTTTTCTCTATTAGAAATCTATCATCAAAATAAGAATTTCCCAGGGATGCTGCAATTACTTTCTGCAGGGGAATCGGTATTTGTTAGTAATCATGCATATTTTCCAGAATATAGTTTTTTCCTTGGTTGCTATAGCTATGAGAAAAAAGACTATGCAAAATCCCAGGAGATGTTCTTATCAACTTTGGATCATTCTACGAGATTAGGGGTGACCTTAGCTAGGGTGTATGAATATCTGGGATGCATTGCTTGCATACAAAAGCATTATAGTGATGCTGAAGATTTTTTCCTCAGAGCATATAAGAGTTGGAGTCGAGAAGAAGCAGGTTTAGGTTTGTTTCTTACCTATGCTCTTCAAGGGAAGGTAACCCTATGCGAAGAGTTTATTTCTCAATCGCACTTTTCTTTTTCACATCAGAAAATTTTGAAATTTATCGATGCTCTGTTTGTAAAGAAAGAACATGCGGCTATTTCTAATGTTGTAAAGGTGTGTGAAACACTACATAGTGATAGAGAGGTTTCTCTTTCGGATCTATATCATTATTTTATTTATGACATGGTAAAGCGTTATAAAACGCATGATAATAATCCAATTCTTTCACTTATAGATCTGAAAATTGATATTGCTGAGCAAGATTATTTATCAAAAGCTAAGGAAAACACAAAAAATCCTGAATATCATAGAGGATTAGATTTATGGCTAACCTTTCGTCAGGGACAATTATCTAAAGAGTATCTTCCAGGAAAACTCTCAGAGAATCTCCTTATGGAGGGATCTGTCTCTTTAGAAAATATTGCTTTTTGTTGTTTTGATGCTTTGTATTGTAAAAATTCTATGTCTGGCGATTCTCTAGCTAAACTATTTTCTCAAGAACGTTCTTCTTTGCAATCGGTAATTAGGTTGGTGTGGGCATTAACGCGATCGGGATATACCACAGAGGATCTTAAGCTTTATTGTAATAATTTATCCCTTCGTCCTTATGGGGACCGCTTGTATCTTCTTGCCTATGATATTAAAGAGTACCTATCCGGAAAGGATAATGCTTTAATGCATTTATCATGTTTCCAAGAGCTCTTCCCAAAATCATCATTATTATCTTTAGCGTACTATTTTCAGGGACTCGCGGAATCCTCAATGATCAGGAAGATTAGCTGGTTCATGAAAGCCTTACATGAGCTTTCGGAAGTTACAATGTCAGGAGAAAACGCAAAAGCTTGGACTTACATATATTATACTGTGAAGTTAGATCTTGCTGATGCTTATCTTTCTTTTGGAAATGTTTCTCGAGCTAAAGAGGTGTTTGAAGAGGTGAAGGGGGATTGGCAGACTCCGAATCATCCTCAATTGATTCTTATTGAGGAAATAGATGCTCGCGTAGCTATGGAAATGCGTTGGGTGGTAGGTTTAGCTTATGCTTACGAAAAACTTCATGAAAAAGAGAAGCTCACACAGCATCTTTTAGAGCATATTGAAAAAAGGTTATTTGAAACTTCCTCTCGTAGGGAATACTTCGGAGAAATGTTAGCAACCACACTTTCCCTTTGCGAGCGTTTCCTCTCTGCAGAGGGAAGCAACAGTTTGGTAGGCTGA
- a CDS encoding protoporphyrinogen oxidase, whose product MKKVIVIGAGISGLSTAWWLHRKFPNWEFVILDKSDRPGGLIYTDHQKDFALDLGPKGFLTQGEGEYTLGLIRELGLQNLLIASDKTAKSRFIRYKGKTRKVSPWTLLKEGLPFAIVKDFFASRYTKDSSVYDFLRRHSTKNLIKNVFNPVVTAVRAGHSHILSAHMAFPTLSQREAKTGSLLRSYIKDPSKKKQRNAPYLATLKPHLGILIDTLVKKLPATWRFSSPVTKIDCCDSEVTVTTEKEVFSGDLVIYTGPLPFLPQLINIPGMKHLADKTLLWDLACVTLGWEGKSLPIPKGYGMLFSDEPPLLGIVYNSQVFPEQLPGKTVLSLLLENRWYEEDAYAFALAAISEYLGISTKPDVFSLFSPEEGLPQHRVGFLDFKNQILPSIPHNLKIVGQNFSGPGLNRCVASAYQTVASLCREETLAKGKCGC is encoded by the coding sequence ATGAAAAAAGTAATAGTTATAGGGGCGGGAATTTCTGGTTTATCCACAGCTTGGTGGCTGCATAGGAAATTTCCAAACTGGGAATTTGTAATTTTAGATAAGTCAGACCGTCCTGGAGGTCTTATCTATACAGATCATCAAAAAGATTTTGCTTTAGATTTAGGACCTAAAGGATTTCTAACCCAAGGGGAAGGAGAATATACCTTAGGGCTTATTCGTGAATTAGGCCTGCAAAATCTCCTCATTGCTAGTGATAAAACAGCTAAATCACGATTTATCCGCTATAAAGGGAAAACCCGTAAAGTCTCTCCATGGACTTTGCTAAAAGAAGGTTTACCTTTCGCAATTGTGAAAGATTTTTTTGCCTCCCGCTATACAAAAGACAGTTCTGTTTATGATTTTTTACGTAGGCATAGTACAAAAAATCTTATCAAAAATGTATTCAACCCTGTTGTTACTGCTGTTCGCGCTGGACATAGTCATATTCTTTCAGCACATATGGCTTTCCCGACTCTCTCACAACGCGAAGCAAAAACAGGGTCTCTATTACGTAGCTACATAAAAGATCCCTCTAAGAAAAAACAAAGAAATGCCCCTTATCTAGCAACACTAAAACCGCATTTAGGGATTCTCATTGATACCTTAGTAAAAAAATTACCAGCAACATGGAGATTTTCCTCTCCTGTTACTAAGATAGACTGCTGCGATTCAGAAGTTACTGTAACAACAGAAAAAGAAGTTTTTTCTGGAGATCTCGTAATATATACGGGACCCCTACCATTTCTTCCGCAGCTTATCAATATTCCTGGAATGAAACATCTCGCAGATAAAACACTCCTTTGGGATCTTGCTTGTGTGACTTTAGGATGGGAGGGAAAATCTCTTCCTATCCCTAAGGGATATGGCATGCTTTTTTCTGATGAGCCTCCACTATTAGGAATTGTCTATAACTCTCAGGTATTTCCTGAACAGCTTCCTGGAAAAACCGTACTGTCTCTACTTTTAGAAAACCGTTGGTACGAAGAAGATGCTTATGCTTTTGCTCTCGCAGCCATTTCTGAATATTTAGGTATTTCTACAAAACCAGATGTCTTTTCATTATTTTCTCCTGAAGAGGGATTACCTCAACATCGCGTAGGATTTTTAGACTTCAAAAATCAAATTCTTCCCTCTATTCCTCATAATCTAAAAATTGTCGGGCAAAATTTCTCGGGACCTGGATTAAACCGGTGTGTAGCATCAGCCTACCAAACTGTTGCTTCCCTCTGCAGAGAGGAAACGCTCGCAAAGGGAAAGTGTGGTTGCTAA